Proteins encoded together in one Coregonus clupeaformis isolate EN_2021a chromosome 30, ASM2061545v1, whole genome shotgun sequence window:
- the LOC121546542 gene encoding dysbindin: MSTSSSGSTNHNKRQSLETDNSQRVLDNDSAHHLKLRERQRFFEEVYQHDMDFLLSSAHLHIDSRKPPMGSISSMEVNVDMLEQMDLMDISDQEALDVFLNSGADDSPLASPLPAEVDDEEEDEEDESKEVVYRERVPTCDGCQGSKSRMSSTSSGSSDTSGTDTHVVQSDDEEVHADTLLLTSVPRTKDEETEEEEEDERGLSAPLS; this comes from the exons ATGTCCACGTCCTCGTCTGGATCGACCAACCACAACAAGCGTCAGTCAT TGGAGACAGATAACTCTCAGAGGGTGTTGGACAATGACTCAGCCCATCATCTGAAGCTAAGGGAGAGACAGCGCTTCTTTGAGGAGGTGTATCAGCACGATATGGACTTCCTCCTGTCCTCGGCCCACCTGCACATCGACAGCAGGAAAC CTCCCATGGGCAGTATCTCTTCTATGGAGGTGAACGTGGACATGCTGGAGCAGATGGACCTTATGGACATCTCTGACCAGGAAGCTCTGGATGTGTTCCTCAACTCTGGGGCCGACGACAGCCCACTGGCCTCCCCTTTACCAG CAGAGGTAGACGATGAagaggaagacgaggaagacgAGAGCAAAGAGGTTGTCTACAGGGAGCGTGTGCCAACTTGCGACGGTTGCCAGGGTTCAAAATCTCGCATGTCATCCACCTCTTCCGGTTCCAGTGACACCAGCGGGACCGACACCCATGTGGTCCAATCAGATGACGAGGAGGTGCACGCAGACACCCTGTTGCTGACCTCCGTGCCTCGAACAAAAGATGAAGagacagaggaagaagaggaagatgagagaggcctgtccgCTCCGTTGTCATAG